One stretch of Jiangella gansuensis DSM 44835 DNA includes these proteins:
- a CDS encoding ABC transporter substrate-binding protein: MSSTSARSARTSAVVTGFAVALTLAGCGTSVTESAPAADGDAAEATTIQNCGRDVTITGTPSAVVGLSPSQTELLLRLGLSDRMVGQAQVGTKTLPDDVAELATDIPVLGDATPPSREELLGAEPDFVFSPTTYEFTAEQGFASIEQLEQAGVAAYVATGGCFDRRMEGTVDDLFVDLRNLGQIFGAEDEAEALVEQAQAELDEVAAAIDGRQRPRVAQVYVEGSTLTAIGAGVEYDMLRLAGADNVFGPDDPAFADFFAAQISPETLAAEAPDALVFAAADDAQEQATREYLTTTFPDLPAVRDGRLIAISSADTFPGTLGNVSVVRQVAEQLYPDAF; this comes from the coding sequence ATGAGTTCCACCTCCGCTCGCAGCGCCCGAACCTCCGCCGTCGTGACGGGGTTCGCTGTGGCCCTCACGCTGGCCGGCTGCGGCACGTCCGTGACGGAATCGGCCCCCGCCGCCGACGGCGACGCCGCCGAAGCGACGACCATCCAGAACTGCGGCCGCGATGTCACGATCACCGGGACCCCGAGCGCCGTCGTCGGGCTCAGCCCGTCGCAGACCGAGCTGCTGCTTCGCCTCGGGCTCTCCGACCGCATGGTCGGACAGGCGCAGGTGGGCACCAAGACGCTGCCCGACGACGTGGCGGAGCTCGCCACGGACATCCCCGTCCTGGGTGATGCGACGCCGCCCAGCCGCGAGGAGCTCCTCGGTGCCGAACCGGACTTCGTGTTCTCGCCGACGACGTACGAGTTCACCGCCGAACAGGGGTTCGCGAGCATCGAGCAGCTCGAACAGGCCGGGGTCGCCGCCTACGTCGCCACCGGCGGGTGTTTCGACCGCCGGATGGAGGGAACCGTCGACGACCTCTTCGTGGACCTGCGGAACCTGGGACAGATCTTCGGAGCCGAGGACGAGGCCGAGGCACTCGTCGAGCAGGCACAGGCAGAGCTCGACGAGGTGGCCGCCGCGATCGACGGCCGGCAGCGGCCTCGGGTCGCGCAGGTCTACGTCGAGGGCAGCACACTCACCGCGATCGGTGCCGGCGTCGAGTACGACATGCTGAGACTGGCCGGCGCCGACAACGTGTTCGGACCCGACGACCCGGCGTTCGCCGACTTCTTCGCCGCGCAGATCAGTCCCGAGACGCTGGCCGCGGAGGCCCCGGACGCCCTCGTCTTCGCCGCCGCCGACGACGCCCAGGAGCAAGCCACCCGCGAGTACCTGACCACGACCTTCCCGGATCTGCCCGCGGTCCGGGACGGGAGGCTCATCGCCATCTCCTCGGCCGACACGTTCCCGGGGACCCTCGGCAACGTGTCGGTGGTGCGGCAGGTCGCCGAACAGCTCTACCCCGACGCCTTCTAG
- a CDS encoding ABC transporter ATP-binding protein → MRVVFDDLTVALGGTDVVRSVSMAVEDGRFVGLLGPNGSGKSTLLRTLYRAVTPRAGRALLNEDDVRRLRPRDVARAVAVMLQETSAEFDLTVLEVVLLGRVPHRSSFGRDTAQDLRIAEEALVRVGALELADRMVGQLSGGQKQRVMLARALAQAGPVLVLDEPTNHLDIAHQLELMRIVGSLDRTVIAALHDLNLAAAHCDEVAVLKDGRLVAYGPPRDVLTRELVRQVFDVDARFLPDPETGRTVLAFGHPQAPSASTVIRPEPEGATTP, encoded by the coding sequence ATGAGGGTGGTGTTCGACGACCTCACCGTCGCGCTCGGTGGCACCGACGTGGTGCGGTCGGTGTCCATGGCGGTCGAGGACGGCCGGTTCGTCGGGCTGCTGGGTCCCAACGGCAGTGGGAAGTCCACCCTGTTGCGCACGTTGTACCGGGCGGTCACCCCACGAGCGGGACGGGCCCTGCTGAACGAGGACGACGTCCGGCGGCTGCGGCCGCGTGACGTGGCCCGCGCGGTGGCCGTGATGCTCCAGGAGACGTCCGCCGAGTTCGATCTCACGGTCCTCGAGGTCGTACTCCTCGGCCGGGTGCCGCACCGCTCGTCGTTCGGGCGCGACACGGCACAGGATCTGCGGATCGCCGAGGAGGCGCTCGTCCGCGTCGGGGCGCTCGAGCTGGCCGACCGCATGGTCGGGCAGCTGTCCGGAGGGCAGAAACAACGCGTCATGCTCGCCCGGGCGCTCGCGCAGGCCGGCCCGGTCCTGGTCCTGGACGAGCCGACGAACCACCTCGACATCGCCCATCAGCTGGAGCTGATGCGCATCGTCGGCAGCCTCGACCGAACGGTCATCGCCGCGCTGCACGACCTCAATCTCGCGGCCGCGCACTGCGACGAGGTCGCCGTTCTCAAGGACGGCCGGCTCGTCGCGTACGGCCCACCTCGTGACGTCTTGACCAGGGAACTCGTGCGGCAGGTCTTCGACGTCGACGCTCGTTTCCTGCCCGATCCCGAGACCGGCCGGACGGTCCTCGCCTTCGGTCACCCGCAGGCCCCGTCCGCATCCACCGTCATCCGCCCCGAACCCGAAGGAGCGACCACCCCATGA
- a CDS encoding iron chelate uptake ABC transporter family permease subunit — protein MAILGLVVVSSAVGPVAVGVVDAARIVLGHLVPGMPWMTDGSLTQLQDQAVWNFRLPRALLAGVAGAGLALAGAVMQVIVRNPLAEPYILGVSSGASVGAVLVIVAGSTAVAGLSLSAAAFVGALGASVLVAMFARQRGQLSPTRMILSGVALGTLFSAITSYLTVTTDAQNVVSVLFFLLGSVSAATMPSLIGPAIALVVACVVVGTQLRPMNALLTGDESATALGVNVARLRGLLLLVASLLTGAIVSVSGGIGFVGLVIPHVARILVGSDHRRMLPVTVLGGAAFLMLADLLARTVAEPTEIPLGILTAFVGAPFFLWLMRRGSASRAGFDR, from the coding sequence ATGGCGATACTGGGCCTCGTCGTGGTGTCCAGTGCCGTCGGGCCGGTGGCTGTCGGCGTCGTCGACGCGGCGCGCATCGTGCTGGGCCACCTCGTCCCGGGGATGCCGTGGATGACGGACGGGAGTCTGACGCAGCTGCAGGACCAGGCGGTGTGGAACTTCCGGCTCCCGCGCGCGTTGCTGGCGGGCGTCGCCGGTGCCGGGTTGGCGCTGGCGGGAGCGGTGATGCAGGTGATCGTGCGCAACCCGCTGGCCGAGCCGTACATCCTGGGCGTCTCATCCGGCGCGAGCGTGGGCGCGGTGCTGGTGATCGTCGCCGGCTCGACGGCGGTCGCGGGCCTCTCGCTGAGCGCCGCGGCCTTCGTCGGTGCCCTCGGCGCCAGCGTTCTGGTGGCGATGTTCGCCCGGCAGCGGGGTCAGCTGTCGCCGACCCGGATGATCCTCTCCGGAGTGGCACTCGGGACGTTGTTCAGCGCGATCACGAGCTACCTGACGGTCACGACCGACGCCCAGAACGTCGTGAGCGTCCTGTTCTTCCTGCTGGGGAGTGTCTCCGCGGCCACGATGCCGAGCCTGATCGGGCCGGCGATCGCCCTTGTGGTCGCCTGCGTGGTGGTGGGAACGCAGCTGCGGCCCATGAACGCCCTGCTGACCGGCGACGAGTCGGCGACGGCGCTCGGTGTGAACGTGGCCCGGCTGCGCGGCCTGCTGCTGCTCGTGGCCTCACTGCTCACGGGCGCGATCGTGTCGGTCAGCGGCGGCATCGGGTTCGTCGGGCTGGTCATCCCGCATGTGGCACGGATCCTGGTCGGCTCGGACCATCGGCGGATGCTGCCGGTCACGGTCCTCGGCGGTGCGGCGTTTCTGATGCTCGCCGACCTGCTCGCCCGGACGGTCGCCGAACCCACGGAGATCCCGCTCGGCATCCTGACCGCCTTCGTCGGAGCGCCGTTCTTCCTCTGGCTGATGCGGCGCGGCTCGGCATCTCGCGCGGGGTTCGACCGATGA
- a CDS encoding RraA family protein, whose translation MMEMSRAELVRLTSAWTGDRFEDGRPRVPEDTLGRLAALTAEHAWHVLDENGYPYQYVGGWRSTQDRPLVGRAVTSQYLPIRPDLNDAVDAAGRDRGFAAGSQQNTWVVDSLVAGDVMVADIFGKVSEGTVIGDNLGSAVAVRTQAGAVIDGGVRDLTGLSSLTNANFYYRDTDPTPIRNVTLAGVNIPVRIGLTTVLPGDVVFGTRGGVTFIPPHLAEEIVRQGELIRDRDHFAKQRIAEGRYSSGEIDVPAWPEPIEEDFRAWSLARSTQ comes from the coding sequence ATGATGGAGATGTCTCGTGCCGAGTTGGTTCGGCTCACGTCGGCATGGACGGGGGACCGGTTCGAGGACGGCCGGCCGCGGGTTCCCGAGGACACCTTGGGACGGCTCGCGGCACTCACGGCCGAGCACGCGTGGCACGTGCTCGACGAGAACGGATACCCGTATCAGTACGTCGGCGGCTGGCGCTCGACCCAGGATCGCCCGCTCGTGGGCCGGGCCGTGACCTCGCAGTACCTACCGATCCGCCCCGACCTCAACGACGCCGTCGACGCCGCCGGCCGGGATCGGGGTTTTGCGGCGGGCTCGCAGCAGAACACGTGGGTCGTCGACTCCCTCGTGGCCGGTGACGTCATGGTCGCGGACATCTTCGGCAAGGTCTCGGAAGGCACGGTGATCGGCGACAACCTGGGATCCGCGGTGGCCGTGCGCACCCAGGCGGGCGCCGTGATCGATGGCGGCGTGCGCGATCTCACCGGGCTCAGCAGTCTGACGAACGCGAACTTCTACTATCGCGACACCGACCCCACGCCCATCCGCAACGTCACCCTGGCCGGTGTGAACATCCCCGTCCGAATCGGCCTGACGACCGTCCTGCCAGGTGACGTCGTCTTCGGGACCAGGGGCGGCGTCACGTTCATCCCGCCGCACCTGGCCGAAGAGATCGTCCGGCAAGGCGAACTCATCCGCGACCGCGACCACTTCGCCAAGCAGCGCATCGCCGAGGGGCGCTATTCGAGCGGAGAGATCGACGTCCCGGCGTGGCCCGAGCCCATCGAGGAGGATTTCCGCGCCTGGTCGCTAGCCCGGTCCACGCAGTGA